One genomic segment of Microtus ochrogaster isolate Prairie Vole_2 linkage group LG8, MicOch1.0, whole genome shotgun sequence includes these proteins:
- the Ywhab gene encoding 14-3-3 protein beta/alpha: protein MTMDKSELVQKAKLAEQAERYDDMAAAMKAVTEQGHELSNEERNLLSVAYKNVVGARRSSWRVISSIEQKTERNEKKQQMGKEYREKIEAELQDICNDVLELLDKYLIPNATQPESKVFYLKMKGDYFRYLSEVASGDNKQTTVSNSQQAYQEAFEISKKEMQPTHPIRLGLALNFSVFYYEILNSPEKACSLAKTAFDEAIAELDTLNEESYKDSTLIMQLLRDNLTLWTSENQGDEGDAGEGEN, encoded by the exons ATGACCATGGACAAAAGCGAGCTGGTACAGAAAGCCAAACTTGCTGAGCAAGCTGAGCGCTATGATGATATGGCTGCAGCTATGAAGGCTGTAACAGAACAGGGACATGAACTCTCCAATGAAGAGAGAAATCTACTCTCTGTTGCCTACAAGAATGTGGTAGGTGCCCGTCGTTCTTCCTGGCGTGTCATCTCCAGCATtgaacagaaaacagagaggaatgAGAAGAAGCAGCAGATGGGCAAAGAGTACCGCGAGAAGATAGAGGCTGAGCTGCAGGACATCTGCAATGACGTACTG GAGCTGTTGGACAAATATCTCATTCCCAATGCTACACAGCCAGAAAGCAAGGTGTTCtacttaaaaatgaaaggagactATTTTAGGTATCTCTCTGAGGTTGCATCTGGAGACAATAAGCAAA CCACTGTGTCAAACTCCCAGCAGGCTTACCAAGAAGCATTTGAAATTAGTAAGAAAGAAATGCAGCCCACACACCCAATCCGACTTGGCCTGGCGCTGAATTTCTCAGTCTTTTACTATGAGATTCTAAACTCTCCTGAAAAGGCCTGCAGCCTCGCCAAAACG GCATTTGATGAAGCAATTGCTGAATTGGATACACTGAATGAAGAGTCTTACAAAGACAGCACCCTGATCATGCAGCTGCTCAGGGACAATCTCACTCTATGGACGTCAGAAAACCAGGGAGATGAGGGAGATGCTGGAGAGGGCGAGAACTAA